A single Spirochaetaceae bacterium DNA region contains:
- a CDS encoding TRAP transporter small permease subunit produces the protein MTAGAAGHARQRPPGAFLRRCARWDAALADAETVLLAILILGSLAASLVQIALRNLGLPALPETDTAIRRAVLWIAFIGASLAAFRGTHLAVDVAEQVLPARANRLVNAAAGLAAAAVTALLTVSAARFVAAELAFAGPVAAAATAVMPAGFAVITLRLLLGAARRLAGSDGGPASEGRPAGQSGSHPRFRRSAKQGVASRPAGGPVRGAARRRPGQRGPSTGSL, from the coding sequence ATGACCGCCGGGGCCGCCGGCCATGCTCGGCAGCGGCCGCCCGGCGCGTTCCTGCGCCGCTGTGCGCGCTGGGACGCGGCCCTGGCGGATGCGGAGACCGTGCTGCTGGCGATCCTGATCCTCGGCTCACTCGCCGCATCGCTGGTACAGATCGCGTTGCGCAACCTGGGCCTGCCGGCGCTGCCGGAGACCGACACCGCGATACGCCGCGCGGTATTGTGGATCGCGTTCATCGGCGCCTCGCTGGCCGCATTCCGCGGCACCCACCTGGCGGTCGACGTGGCCGAGCAGGTGCTGCCGGCGCGTGCCAACCGCCTGGTGAACGCCGCTGCCGGCCTTGCCGCGGCCGCCGTGACGGCCCTGCTGACCGTGTCTGCGGCGCGTTTCGTGGCCGCCGAGCTCGCCTTCGCCGGACCGGTCGCCGCCGCCGCGACGGCCGTGATGCCGGCCGGCTTCGCCGTGATTACCCTGCGCTTGCTGCTCGGCGCGGCGCGCCGCCTTGCCGGCTCCGACGGCGGACCGGCGAGTGAGGGACGGCCTGCCGGCCAATCGGGCTCGCACCCGCGCTTCCGACGCAGCGCGAAACAAGGCGTCGCTTCCCGGCCGGCAGGCGGTCCCGTCCGCGGCGCAGCCCGGCGCCGGCCCGGCCAGCGCGGCCCGTCAACCGGGAGCCTCTGA